In Longimicrobium sp., the sequence CGCCGGGCAGCTGGGGCGCAACGCCAGCGACCGCGCCATCACGCGCCTGGCCGCCACCGGCAGCGTGGACGCCATGCTGCGCGGCCCCACCGGCGGCGTGAACGCGGCCGGCAGCCTCGGCGCGAGCGCCACCTCGCAGGCCGGCGGGCTGCTGAACGCGGGCGGCTCGCTCGGCGGATCCCTTTCCGGCGCGGTCGGCGGCATCATCCCGTGACCTGAAAACCGCTGATCCAGCGATGCCAGGAGACGCGAAGAAGATCAGCGGGATGGAGATGGGCACTGGTTGGGCGCGAGCGTCACCATCTGCCCGTCCTGCCAGTAGTACAGGGTGCCCGCGTGGGCGACGGCGTCGCGCGGGAGGACGCAGCCGCGGGGGCGGCGGGGGTTCACCGGCGCGCCGCGGAGCCGCACCGTCGCGCCGTCGAAGTCCAGGCGCTGGCTCGTGCCCGCGCCGAAGACGACGAGCGTGGCTCCGCGCTGGTTGCTGGCGTCGCTGGTGAGCGTGACCACGCGGTCCAGCTTGCCGTCGCCGTCCAGGTCGGCGGGGCGCACCCACCACGCGCGGCCGCTCCCGAACTCCGGCTCCGCCTCCAGCGGATGCAGCGGCACCGGGCCGCTCAGCCCGAACGAGTCCGGGCGCATGGTGATCCGGCAGGCGATCTCCATCTCCGTCGCCAGGTGCCATCCGGGCGCGGCGGAGGCCACCATCGCCCCCAGCCCCGCCGTATCCTCCGCCACCGTCGGCACCTTCGCCGTGAGCTGGTCTTCCGAGCACGAGTAGTGGCGCCGCATCGCCACGTCGCCGCGTGCGGTGGCCAGACGCCGGACCGCGGCCGCGTTCACATGCGAGAACGCCGCGTGCGCCGCGGTGTCCACCGCGAACGGCACCGCCTCCGCCGCCGCGCGCCGCCAGGTGAAGTCGCCGATCCGCATCTGCCCGCTGCCGTCGTTCAGCTGCGCCGCCTCGCGGTCGTCGAACCAGCGGAAGGCGATGCTGTCGCCCCGCACCGTCCACGTCCCCCACTTCCCGCGCGCCCAGCCGTTGCGCTCCAGGTAGCACAGCACCCGCGCGGAGACGTAGTAGGCCGCGCGTCCGTCCGGCAGGATCAGCAGCTGCCCGCCGGTGGCCCACGACTGCACCACCTGCGTGTCGTTGCACTCCGCCCACGTAGTCGACGGGCGGATCATGCTCGGCAGCGCCCGCCCTTCGGCCCGCACCAGCTCCCACGTCCCCACCGGCGACGCGGTCTGCTGCGCGCCGGCGGTGCGCGCGGCGGCGAGGGCGAGCAGCAGGGCGGAGATGCGGCGGCAGGACGGCATCGTCGGAAAGCTGGATGATGAGGTCGATGGAGATGGGGAGACACAGATTAGCATCGCCCCCCGCGGCGCGCCAAGCGTCCTCGCCCGGGGATTGGACGTTTCGGCGGGGTGATGGAGAAGCGTTGACCGCGCACGAACGTGCGCCCAAGTTGCGTGTCCATGTCCGACGAATCCCCGCCTCCGCATCCGCCCGCGTTCCGCCGTCTCTGCGCCGAGGCCGTGGAGGGCTTCCGCGCCCTCGCCGCCGCCGATGCGGGCGACCGCGGCCGCATGATCCCCGCGCTCCGCGAGCTGCTGGCGCGCATCGACCAGCAGGTGGACGAGCTCGACATCGCCCTCCCCGGCTTCGCGCGCGAGCAGGGATGGCTGGTGGACGCGTCCTCCGCGCTGCAGTCCATCGACCTGGACCGCGGCGGTCCGCACGTCCCCCGCTACGTCGCCCGCGCCATCGCCGACATCGAGCGCGTGTCGGGGTAGGCGAAAGGACGAATTCCACACGGAGAAGCAGGACAGCGGAGAATTCCTCCGCTGCCCTGCTTCCTGCGTGAAATCCTTCGATTCAGATCCCGAGCTGCTCCGCCAGGGTGGCCGGGTCCGTCACCGGCTGCTGGCACGCCAGCCGCTCGCAGACGTACGCCGTCGCGCGGCCGCCGAGTGCCGCGCGGTCGCGGAGGAGGGGGATGAGGTCGTCCGCGCCGCCATCCCCATCACCCTTCCCCGCCAGCACGGCGTTGGGGAGATACGCGTGGGAGACGGTGCGAAGCAGCGCCCGCGCCTCGTCCGACGCCGCGTCGCCGACGATGGCGATCTCCACCGGCGCGGAGATGGAGAAGTCCAGCGCGCAGAGCAGGTGGCCGAAGCCCATCGGCACGCGCGCCATCAGGTCGCCCATCCCCGCCAGCACGCGCTCGGCCACCTCGCGGTAGCGCGCCTCGCCGGTGAGCTCGCCCAGGCGCAGCAGCGCCATCACCGCCGCGGAGTTGCCCGAGGGCGTGGCGTTGTCGAACACGTCGCGCGGGCGCACCACCAGCGCCTCCGCGTCCGACGCGGTGTCGTAGAACACGCCCTCGCCGTCCTCCCAGAAGTGCGCCAGCATGTCGTCCGCCAGCGACCGCGCCTCGCGCACCCAGCGCGCGTCCCACGTGGCCTCGTACACGGCGACCAGCGCGTCCACCAGCAGCGCATGGTCCTCCAGGAAGGCGGGGATCTTCGCCCGTCCGCCCTTGTACGTTCGCAGCAGCCGCCCCTCCGGCCGCAGCGCCGAGGTCAGGAACTCCGCGCTCCGCACCGCGATCGCGCGCCAGTCCTCGCGCTCGAACACCCGCGCCGCCTCGGCGAAGGCGTGCAGCATCATCGCGTTCCACGAGGCCAGCACCTTGTCGTCCAGCCCCGGCCAGACGCGCTTGGCCCGGGCCTCGTACAGCACCCGCCGCCCGCGCTCCACCACCGCGCGCAGCCGCTCCGGCGCCACGCCGGCGGCCGGCGCGAGGTCGTCCAGCGCGTGGGCGGTGTGGAGGATGTTCCTCCCCTCGAAGTTGCCGCCCTCGCTCACGTCGTAGTAGCGCCGGAAGAGCGGTCCGTCCTCCGGGCCGAGGAGCGCGTCGACCTCGTCCGGCGTCCACAGGTAGAACTTCCCCTCCTCGCCCTCGCTGTCCGCGTCCAGCGCGCTGTAGAAGCCGCCCCCGGGCGAGGTCATCTCCCGCTCCACCCAGCCCAGCGTCTCCTCCACCACGCGGCGGTGCGCATCGTCGTGCGTGGCCTGCCAGGCGTGCAGGTACGCGCGGGCCAGCAGCGCGTTGTCGTACAGCATCTTCTCGAAGTGCGGCACCAGCCACTGCGCGTCCACGCTGTACCGCGCGAAGCCGCCGCCCACGTGGTCGTACATCCCCCCCTCCGCCATGCGCCGCAGCGTGGTCTCCGCCATCCGCAGCGCCTCCGCACCGCCGGTGCGCTTCCACTGGCGCAGCAGGTACTCCAGCGTCATGGCCTGCGGGAACTTGGGCGCACCGCCGAACCCGCCCCACCGCGCGTCGAAGCGCCCCGCCAGCGACGCCTCCGCCGCGTCCAGCACCGACGCATCGACGCTGGACGCGGCGGACGGGCGGACAGCGGCGGACTGCGCCAGGGCGTCGCGCATCTCGCCCGCGCTGCGCACCACGTCGTCGCGGCGGTCGCGCCACGCCTCGGCGACGGCACGCAGCACCTGGCGGAACGACGGCATCCCGTAGCGTGCCTCGGGCGGGTAGTAGGTGCCGCCGTAGAACGGCTCGCCGGCGGGCGTCAGGAACATGGTCATGGGCCAGCC encodes:
- a CDS encoding thioredoxin domain-containing protein, with protein sequence MANRLANETSPYLLQHAHNPVDWYPWGPEAMERARAEERPILLSVGYSACHWCHVMERESFENHETAALMNELFVNIKVDREERPDVDSIYMTAVQQMTGHGGWPMTMFLTPAGEPFYGGTYYPPEARYGMPSFRQVLRAVAEAWRDRRDDVVRSAGEMRDALAQSAAVRPSAASSVDASVLDAAEASLAGRFDARWGGFGGAPKFPQAMTLEYLLRQWKRTGGAEALRMAETTLRRMAEGGMYDHVGGGFARYSVDAQWLVPHFEKMLYDNALLARAYLHAWQATHDDAHRRVVEETLGWVEREMTSPGGGFYSALDADSEGEEGKFYLWTPDEVDALLGPEDGPLFRRYYDVSEGGNFEGRNILHTAHALDDLAPAAGVAPERLRAVVERGRRVLYEARAKRVWPGLDDKVLASWNAMMLHAFAEAARVFEREDWRAIAVRSAEFLTSALRPEGRLLRTYKGGRAKIPAFLEDHALLVDALVAVYEATWDARWVREARSLADDMLAHFWEDGEGVFYDTASDAEALVVRPRDVFDNATPSGNSAAVMALLRLGELTGEARYREVAERVLAGMGDLMARVPMGFGHLLCALDFSISAPVEIAIVGDAASDEARALLRTVSHAYLPNAVLAGKGDGDGGADDLIPLLRDRAALGGRATAYVCERLACQQPVTDPATLAEQLGI